The genomic DNA CCGGCCAGCCGGGCGATGGCGGCCCGCAGGGCGACGGCGTCGCCGGGCGGCACGAGCACGCCGTCGACCCCGTCGGTGACGATCTCGGCCAGCCCGCCGACGGCGCTGGCCACGACGGGCCGCCCGGCCGTCATGGCCTCGATGACCACGATGCCGAACGGCTCGGCCCACACCGACGGCACCACGCCGAACGAGCACCGCCGCCACGCCTCGAGCACGGCCTCGTTGGGGAGCGTCCCGAGGTGGCGGACGCCGTCGGGGAGGGTGGCCGGGGAGGCCGGCACCCGCTTGCCCACGAGCACGAGCGGCGGCGCCGGCGCCGGCATCCCCCGGTAGGCGTCGAGCAGCACGTCGAGGCCCTTCTCGGCCCGCAGGTCGCCCACGTACAGCACGAAGGGCCCGTCGGGCAGCGCGTCCAGCCCCGTGCCGTCCCAGTCGCCGTCCGGCGGGGGCAGCAGGTTGGGGACCACGACGCAGGACCGCCGCCGGCTGGGCAGCAGGTTGCCGGCCGCCGTCGCCCCGCTGACGGCGACCATCGCGGCCGCCACCCGGTCGTCGACGGCCGCGCCGACCAGGTTGGCGGCGGCCACGGCGGGGCCCTGGAGGCGGCCGTAGTGCCCGGCGGCACAGCGCGCGCACTTCAGCGGCGCCGGCCCCTCGCACCGCCGGCCGTCGCGCACCAGCGTCTTCTTGGCACAGGACCGGCTGTAGTAGTGCAGGCTGACGACGAGGGGCCGGCGCCGCAGGCACAGCGGCCAGGCCGACCGACCCAGCCAGTCGTGCCCGTGCACCACGTCCGGCCGCTCGGCCCGCACCACCCGCCGCAGGCCGAGCAGCACGCCGGGGTCGACGACCGGCGGCGCCCACGGCCGCTCGTCCACCGCCCACCGGCGCTTCAGCCGCTGGGCCGTGCTGCGCAGCCGGTGGACGCGCACCGGCCCGTCGTCCTCCTGCTCGGGCCCGGCCTCCGGGGTCCACAGCGTGGCCACGGCGACGTGGTGGCCGCGGTCGGCGAGCGCGTGCGCCAGCGAGCGCACGTGCTGCTCGACCCCGCCGACGTACGGCGCGTAGAAGTCGGTGACCATCAGGACCCGCACGCCGGCGCCTCCAGCACGTCGCGGTACAGGTCGACCAGCTGGGCCACGATGTCGTCCCAGTCGGGCAGGGCCGGCGCGCCGGACTGGCGGGGCGCGGCCATCACCTCGAGGATGGCGTCGGCCAGCTGGGCCGGCGGGCTGTTGGGCGGGACCACCCACACGTTGTGCTCGCCGGTCAGGTCGTGCAGCGCCGACGTGTCGGCCACCAGGACCGGCACCCCGACCGACAGGGCCTCCAGCACGGCGATCCCCTGGGACTCGTAGTCCGACAGGAGCAGGAACACCGCCGCCTCCTGGAGCAGGGCGGGGAGCTCGTCGCGCCGCTCGCGGGGCACGGACATGAGCTCGACGGCGTCGCGCACGCCGAGGCGCTCGGCCTGGTGGAGCAGCCGGTCGGCGTAGGGCCCCGAGCCGATGACCCGGTAGAGCACGTCGGGCACGCTGCGGCGCAGCTCGGGCAGGGCGGCGACCACCCGGCTGTGGCCCTTGTAGCGCTCGACCCGCCCGACCGAGCAGATGATCGGCCGCTCCGCCGGGCCGGCCGGGCGGGGCGCGGCGTGGAACGACGTGCCGTTCGAGATCGTGGCGAACCGCTCGGGCGGCAGGTCGAGGGCCCGTTCGAACAGCGCGGTCTCGAACGGCGACACCCCGATCAGCCGGCTGGCCCGGCGCAGGAGCGGCCGCATGGCCCGCCGCTGCACCGGTCGGACCAGGTGGCGGAACCGGGACGAGTGGCCGCCGCTGTGGAAGGTGACGACGAAGGGCCGGCGCTGGCGGGCGGCGGCCGCCATGGCGAGGGGTGCGACGAACGTGTGGTAGCCCTGCACGTGCAGGACGTCCCAGGCCTCGCCGGCGACCACGCTGGCCACCTTGGGGGCCACGTACCAGTCCCTGGCCCTCGGCCAGGCCGGCACCCGCAGCACGCGCACCCCGTCGCACACCTCCTCGGCCGGCGCCGAGCCGGTCGGGTCGGTGGTGAGGACGCTCACGTGGTGGCCGAGGGCGACGAGGCGGGTCGCCACCTCGGCGGTGTGGATCTCGGTGCCGCCCACGTAGGGCGGGTAGCGGGCCGACACGAGCAGCAGGCGCAGCGGCTTCACCCCGCCCGCCCCCTGCGCCGGACGGCGCCCGCCGCGCCGGTCAGCCGGCGGGCCACGACCGTGCCGGCCCGCACGGCCTCGAGGCCCCGGCCGAGCCGGGCGACGAAGCGGTCGTCCTCCGCGGTGCGGGCGCCGCCCGAGCGCTGCCACAGCTCGACC from Acidimicrobiales bacterium includes the following:
- a CDS encoding glycosyltransferase, translated to MRVLMVTDFYAPYVGGVEQHVRSLAHALADRGHHVAVATLWTPEAGPEQEDDGPVRVHRLRSTAQRLKRRWAVDERPWAPPVVDPGVLLGLRRVVRAERPDVVHGHDWLGRSAWPLCLRRRPLVVSLHYYSRSCAKKTLVRDGRRCEGPAPLKCARCAAGHYGRLQGPAVAAANLVGAAVDDRVAAAMVAVSGATAAGNLLPSRRRSCVVVPNLLPPPDGDWDGTGLDALPDGPFVLYVGDLRAEKGLDVLLDAYRGMPAPAPPLVLVGKRVPASPATLPDGVRHLGTLPNEAVLEAWRRCSFGVVPSVWAEPFGIVVIEAMTAGRPVVASAVGGLAEIVTDGVDGVLVPPGDAVALRAAIARLAGDPVLRARLGAAAARTAARYRPSVVAAEVEAVYEGALAGRG
- a CDS encoding glycosyltransferase family 4 protein, producing MKPLRLLLVSARYPPYVGGTEIHTAEVATRLVALGHHVSVLTTDPTGSAPAEEVCDGVRVLRVPAWPRARDWYVAPKVASVVAGEAWDVLHVQGYHTFVAPLAMAAAARQRRPFVVTFHSGGHSSRFRHLVRPVQRRAMRPLLRRASRLIGVSPFETALFERALDLPPERFATISNGTSFHAAPRPAGPAERPIICSVGRVERYKGHSRVVAALPELRRSVPDVLYRVIGSGPYADRLLHQAERLGVRDAVELMSVPRERRDELPALLQEAAVFLLLSDYESQGIAVLEALSVGVPVLVADTSALHDLTGEHNVWVVPPNSPPAQLADAILEVMAAPRQSGAPALPDWDDIVAQLVDLYRDVLEAPACGS